TGGTCTCCTGTCAGCTAGAAAACTTTGCAGCCACTTGTGCTTTTCACCACATTCCTATTGCAACTCCATAAAAGACCATTGAACCTCCAGCTTTGCCATAGCCCAGCAAACCAGCACCGAGTCCTGATTTCCTGGCAGTTTGGGgcccataaaataaataaaaatccttatTACCTTTGCTCAGCTGGCATCAGGGCAACCCTGTTAGAGGCCAGACCAGCATTTCCACCTGTAAAATCAAATCCAGGGTGGGGAGTTGATGTGAGGCTGATAGATGATGTAGGCGCCCTCCGAGACACAACACAGGGAATATCTACAGGCCATACTGGAGGAGACTGGGCCCATTCCAGTTGCCTCTACCGTCTGGCCTTCCTGGGAAGAGCCAGAGCCACTTCCCTGTCACTTGATGTTACTTTATCCCATCCCATGCCTGTGCACAGCCTAACTAGAAGCCCAgctctggatcacctctccttgtCCCACTCCCCTGCAGGGGAACAGTTTGCTCAGTGCAACTCATCAATGGAGTTGAGCAAATTCGAGTAGAAACTTAACACTCTCTTTGTGGCATAAATGGCATTTCTCTGCTCGGTGTACATCATTTGGGAAGAAGTTGAAGCTAATGTTGCTCTTCCCTTAGGTGAAAGCTGTCTCCATAAGGCGGGCAGATGGGAAGGTGAGGGTTAAACCAGCCAGACAAGTGAGACTGAAACAGCAGGGAGAGCTTTCCCCTCCACCACTTCAGGCCATGGGACCTCTGGGACTGTCTGGCAGCTGAATTCAGAGTGACCTCTTGGAACAACCTGACGCAGGACAGGACATTCTGGCAGTACTGTTCTCCACGGCCCTTGGGGCTGCCTGCAGTCCTGAGCACGGAGAAGGGGCCATCAACATTCCTGAGCTCATCTGATGCTTTTCCACACATCTGGAAGGGCTCCAGCTGAGGAGCACATTTGGAGTGAGAGTTTCAGTCCTCTGAgcacggggggggagggggggttcagAGTTACTTACTTATGCCCATTTACAAGGCTGTAGAGAAATGCACAGCCCTCGCATGCATGGGAGCAGCTGGCTTACAGCACACGCTCCACTGGCTGCCTGTGGTTACTGGGGCCTTGGGGCTGTCTGATCCACAGCCAGCATCCCAGCCCCTTCTGTACGTACCTCCTCCAGAGCAGGAATAAGCTGGCGGCTGGGAAGCAGGGGCCAATGGAAACCCTTGGCCTCCCCCGAGCAGTCCAACAGGCTCTACGTCATCATATATCTCATCTTCTTCCCTGGGGCAGCGGGAAACTGTAATTAGGAAGCTGAGTTGCAGCGACTGCACTGGGGTCTGAGGGCAGAGGGTCTGAGTAGCCTGCCAGGAAGAGGTCTGGACAAGGGGCAGGCAGCTGAGCTGCCCATGTTTGGCCCTGAGTACGGGGCAGAGCgggacagcagctctgtgctgggcaTCATCAGCAGAGTGTGACAGCTGCAGCCAGGTCAGCATGACATGTATCATGCACCAACCCATGGGCATGATCTTGCTAGCCTGGTGCTCCAGCAGAGTTTGTCTAGAGACTGGAGAGTGGAGGAACCCAGATCTGGGCTCCAATTCTTGGGTGTATCTCTCCCACTTGTGCAAGGAGTTTAAAACATGGCAATGCAGAAGAATGGCACTTTGCACTGGTGGAACTACCTGCAGAAGGTGCTATCTCAAGGTGGGCACTAAAAGCAGGCAGGAAAACCTAAAGACCCTCTTGGCATCCCCTCTCATGGCCTTTCCACTGAGCTGAGACAGGCAGGGAGCTGCCTCACACTGAGAGTGCCTGAAATAAAAGTGCCACCTTGGTACTTACCCTATTAAACGTGGAGCATTCTGTGGTGGGAACCGTGCTGCGCCTGATGCAGTATAATCTGGTTTCAGGTAACGGTAACCTATGGTAAAAAGAGGAATGGAAGGGGCGTCACTAGGGGTTATTTCAAGCCTTCCTTCAACTCTAAAACCTGTTCTGAcattcagagcctccctgggctaGTTTTTGTGCAAAGTGATGCAGGGTGACTAAACTGATTGCGGATTTGAATTCAGGGATGAATTTTTGCTCCATGGCCCATTTggggattttctttccttccctagcCTCTGAAACATGGCTCATTGGGAAGCTCAGTGGGGAGTTTTAATATACACATTCCCATTCCTGTGTCCTTAATGTTCTTTTCTCCCTGAACCAGTGAGGAAACGGGAGGGAAAGAAGCTGAGATAGGTATTTTGAATGTGGTGAATACCCTAAGCCCAGAGTTGTATCAAAGTGCGAGGCCTGGACATCTCCATGTGCTCAGGAGTGCTGCTGTCCCCTGTACAATCCTATGTGTGTACATCCCTGATAGGATGCCATTATTTTATCACTAGACCCCTAGCTGTCACCTTCCTGGTTTGCCAGACCAGTCAATAACTGGCATGAATATCCATGATACAATATCCCAGCACTGCTGGGATTATTGTACCAAGTTATGAGCAATCATAAACCAGGCCCTAAAAATCTTAAGGCTGCCCTAAAAATTGAGAAGGGAGGGTCATTTTAGATTTTCAAACATTCTTTAGTATCCATGAGACAAAAACAATACTTGAAAACTACCAGCTTGTAAGACGTATGGAAAAGAGATCATTTGCTCATCCAGCAGGACCACATTCTGCCTTGCAAGCCATAAGAGCACCCAGGGCTGGGAACCCTTTTCTATGGGTGAGCAATGCCCAGCACAATGGCTGGCCCAGGTCTGATGAAGGCCTGTGAGTGGACCACAATATAATGAACTAATATGTTAATTAAATAAAACAGTTAAGTTTTGCAGTTCTCataaggaaaggaggagaggctCTACTTTCTTGTTAATGACCCACTCTATAACCCAGCATGGCTACAGGTAATCTTTACTCGTATTATGGTCTCGTCTCAAAATATTTGGCTTAATATGCAGCCCCATCCCATGTAGGCAAAAGAGTAGAAGTATCAGCCAGAATCACTCTTCCCTTTCCAGATCAAGCTGCCATCAATCTTagttctctcctttttcctccctctgtctgTATCATCTTGTAGCATGATCTGGTCAAGCTCCTCTGGACTCAGAACTGTACAAGTCTCAGTCCACAAGACTCAAAAGACCTTTGTTGAAGCCTCTGATTCTCTTCCCCTAAACAAGCCAGGCTCTCTTTCTGATCCTTGGTTTCTCAGTAGGGATAGCAGCACCCTTCTGTCTCACATGGTACCATGTGGTTGAATGTGAGATGCTGAGATGAGAAGCCAACTCATGTATCGCTTGGAGATGGACCCTATGGTTATGGCAAGTTAGCATAAGCTGGTTAATAGGGAAACACTCTTAAAACAGGGTGGAGAACAAGAACTTAGAAAACTTGAAGAAGAAATGGAATTTGAAACAAGTTTTGAATCCAAGACCATGGATTACCAGACTGGTGGctgttagaaaggaaaaaatctgcCTAGATTAGGAAGGTGGAGCAcagcaagggccatgccaaatgGAGGGGGACCACCACATCCAAAAGGCACCAAGCCCCACATCCCAAAGACAGCTGGCATCCAGTAAGGAGGGCTCACAAAGCAGGCTCACCCTGCAGGGAGTCTTGACAGCTCCTTTGGGCTTAGAGGTGGACAGCATTGCAGGCAACGCACTGACAGCTTCAGAGTGCCTCTGCCTCTAAGCCAAAGCGTACGTAGGTGCTTCTCCCCTGTGGGGTGGAGGAGACCAGCTCCAGCTCCCACCAGTCAGGCTTGTCTGCTCTTACAATCATAGGTTGGACAGTTTGGAAAGGACATTTGGAGTctctagtccaacatcctgctcagagcagggctggctTCAGAGCTATAGCAGGTTGATCAGGGCCTTATCCTGCCGAGATATGAATATCATATAATatgagagtgcagcaaacagaggcagcaaacagatgcagcagtttgcgcagcagtgtctgggctctgcctgggccttttgtggaccttgttggaagttgtggaggctttctggggaccccatgaggaactagacggtgcttacTGCTAGCAGGGAGAGCTAGACAAGGAcaactgcagggggccttgacttaacttctgggaagctctagctaggtgtggctgctgctaacgagctctctgggctgccctgatcagagggagttggggcttttgtttcaggtggctcttgattgggtgggtcaagcacccttgtgagtcactgctaggcagaggcctatataagagccaggcctagagcacagcaaacagtggtaatgaacagatgcagcagtttgtgcagaaggcaaagaaggcaccttcattttccacagtggtatgtccttccccggggcatggtcatgacacgccgcagagcacgttccccagtggctgctggaggtgctgcatcggctgtgtctgaggcttcaacccagacagaccctctgacagcagatgcagccctgcaggtgtcaggctgcagggagtgcctggggcctctccacgaggcctgggctgacagtcagctctcctgtgtgaggtgtgctgtggttgaccagttgcatcaccagataaaggagctgcaggaggaagttagcaggctgcatagcatctgagaagatgagcgggagattgatagggtgttctcggagactgtgcagctccaggagtccccaccccccactgcagcggagttgtcagagggctcagcgcCATGTGTAAAgctgcatcataacactgttgaagagggctggaagctggtgacctctcatagaaggagaaaggctcttactcctcctcaagacttacccttgaagaacaagtttagcgccctccaagctgaggaggagctgggcatggctccaagggaggcaactggcctggcagaccctgtgccgtgcaggaatccccggaagaagcggtgagtgactgttgtgggtgactgcctgctgcaggggacagaggcacctctctgccgacctgacctcttgtccagagaggtttgctgcctgccaggggctcgaatgagagatgtcatggaaagactgccaaggcttgtccatgcatcagactactaccctctgctgctcttccatgtgggcgctaacgacacgaaaggcaaactggaaaccatcaaacgggacttcagagctctgggaatggtggtcaagggtctgggagcccaggtcgttttctcctcaatcttgcctgtgaggggaaaggatggcagcaggagtagacgagttttccaagttaacaactggctgcgccgctggtgttggcagcagggctttggtttctatgaccatgggaccctgtttgaagatcaacagctgatggggagcgatgggatccaccttaccaagtggggcacacgttctgtgattctgtctttgccaacaggttggccagcctggtaaggagggctttaaaccaggaaagatgggggaaggggagagttatagagacacggtagtcagtaaaacacggctcaagtcaggatgcctccagcaggtgcatacagccagaggagacagcatgggacatggctatggaggatcctcttgcacctctcctgagaagcctgcatgcttgactggctctctgaaatgcctgtataccaatgtgcacagcatggggaataaacaggaagagttagagatctgtgtgaggtcgcagggccatgatctcgttgcagtgacagagacatggtgggatagttctcatgactggaatgctgtcagggatggctacgtgctttttaggaaggacaggctaggaaggcgaggtggtggagttgctctttatgtgagggagcaactagaatgtgtggagctctgcctcggggtggatgaagagcaggttgagagcttatgggtaaggattaaagggcagggtaacatgggtgacactgttgtgggggtttactacaggccacctgatcaggaagaagtcatcgatgaggccttctacagacagctggaagtagcctcacgatcacaggccctggttctcatgggagacttcaaccaccctgacatctgttgggaagacagcacagctaggcacaaacagtcaaagaggttcctgcagagcattgatgataatttcttgactcaggtggtggagacgccaatgaggagaggtgcaatgctagaccttgtactaacaaagaaggtctagttggagatgtgaaggttgggggcagccttggctgcagtgaccatgagatggtggagttcaggaccctacgaggagggagcagggcaatgagtaggattgcaacgctggacttcaggagagctgactttggcctcttgagggacctacttagggaaatctcctggggtagggccctagaaggaagagggatccaagaaagctggttaatattcaagtatcacctcttCCAGgttcaagatcagtgcatccctctgagtaagagaTCCAGCAAGGAGGGCAGGAGACccgcctggatgagcaaggaactcctggcaaaactccaacagaagaaggaagtctacagaacgtggaaaaggggctAGGCCACTTGGGGGGAATATAGGGaccttgtcagagtgtgcagggatgcgacaaggaaggctaaggcccagttggaattcaatctggcaagggatgtcaaggacaacaagaaggggttcttcaaatacattaatagcaaaaggaagactagggaaaatgtgggcccgctgctgaatggggcgggtgccctgctaacgaagcatacagagaaggcagagttattgaatgctgcctttgcttcagtctttactgctaaggccagtcctgaggaattccagaccttgggggcaagagaggaaggctggagaaaggaagaccctcccttggttgaggaggatcaggttagagatcttttgtccaaacctgacatccacaaatccatgggccctgaagggatgcacccacgagtgctgagggagctggcggatgttactgctaggccactctccatcatcttggaaaggtcctggagatcaggagaggtgcctgaggcctggaagaaagccaatgtcacgccagccttccaaaagggcaagaaggaggagccaggaaactacaggcctgtcagcctcccctccacccctggaaaggtgatggaacagctcctcctggaggtcctctctaagcatgtggaggacaagaaggtgatcaggagtagtcagtgtggaatcaccaaagggaaatcatgctggaccaatcggatagccttctatgacagaatgactggctgggtagacgagggcagagcagtggatgttgtctgcctggccttcagcaaggctttggacactgtctcccatcacatcctcctaggtaagctcaggaagtgtgggttggatgagcagacagtgaggtggattgagaagtggctgggtggccgagctcagagggttgtggtgaatggcacagagtcaagttggaggcctgtagctagtggtgtcccccagggctcagtcctgggtccagtcttgttcaacgtattcatcaatgacctggaggaagggacagagtgcaccctcagcaagtttgctgatgatactaaactggggggagaggttaacacaccagaaggctgtgctgccgttcagagggacctggacaggctagagagttgggcagagaggaacctcctgaagttcaacaaagagcaagtgcagggtcctgcacctaggcaggaataatcccctgcaccagtacaggctgggggttgacctgctggaaagtagctctgcagagaaggacctgggagtcctggtggacaacaagttaagcatgaggcagcagtgtgcccttgtggccaagaaagccaatggtatgctggggtgcattaggcagagtgttgccagcaggtggagggaggtgatcctgcccctctcctcagccctggcgaggcctcacctggaggactgtgtcccgttctgggctccccagtacaagagagacatggcactactggagggctacaaagatgatgaggggcctggagcatctctcctctgaagaaaggctgcaagagctgggcctgttcagcctggagaagagaagactgagaggtgatctcataaacgtgtacaagtatctgcagggggagtgtcaagaggatgaggccagcctcttctccgtggtgcccagcaacaggacaagaggcaatgggcagaaactgaaccacaggaagttccacctaaacctgagaaaaaacttcttcactgtgagggtgacagagcattggaacaggttgcccagagaggtggtggagtctctttcgctggagatattcaaaacccgtctggatgtgatcctgggcaatatgctctaggtgaccctgcttgaacagggaggttggacgagatgatctccagaggtcccttccaacctaaacgattctgtgattctgtgatcgtCACAGATGCAGATCCCCCATCTCTCTGGTCCTTGTTGCATGACTGCATCACTCTCACAGAGAAAAAGTTCTTCTTTATATTTAACTGGAATTTCCCCTACTGTAGCTCATGCTTGTCACCTCTGGTCCTGTTCCTGTGCACCTCTgggaagaatctggctccatcctGTCTACACCCCACATTAGCTGTCTGTGGGCAGCAATAGGATCTCCCctttgccctctttccttgcatCTGAACAAACCCAGATCTCAGCTTCTCCTCTTTcaccatgtgctccagcccctaaCCATCTTAGTGCCTGGCATGATACTCACTCCACTTTGTCAACATCTTTCAAGTACTTACTACAATCCCACTTTGTAAAAGTACCCCAGAATCTCATACCTGTTCTCAGCCAGGGATAGGGCACctaattccccttcctttcttcACTCTCTTCACCTGCTgtcctttcctttcattcttttccaCATGCTACATCTATAAAAGCCCCTCTGTCATTATCACCCCCCCACCTCTCCCTCAACCCTCCCTAGTATTTCTATCTACTAGGAGCTCCAGACCCTAACTGGGGAGTTTTTCCTTCCTAGAGCTGCTGTTGTGGGAGGATTTCAGATGCCTGGCCATACCTGGCTGAGCGTTCCTCAATGGTTCTGCGGCAGGACGGTCGCGTACCCCAGGATGTGCAGCTGCACTGAACTTCTCCAGATCCACAACAGGAGGGCGCCTGGGCTTGGCTGGCCTCGCTCCCAGTGCCCTGATGTGTGGCAAAGGCTTCCTCTGAGGCAGAGCTGGATGCTTTGTCTCATGGGTGCTTCCTGAAGCATTCAGGGAAGCTGGAACAGCTGCTCCTTTGGCAGGAACTCTTGGAGCACCCTTGTCTTTCATGAGTGGCCATTTCTGCTGAGCTGGGCTTCTCTGGGGAGGATCTGAGGTGGCTCCAATGTCTTTGTTCAgtgcctctcttcctcctggcTTTGCAGTGGCTGGGTGGAAATTGGCCTCTTGAGCAATCTCCTTCTTCAGTCGAGTCACCCATGCTGCGTTCTCACCAAAGGGAGGAGTAGGCAAACTCTGTCCCTCATTTTGGCCTTTATTGCGAGATAGAGGGGCTCTGGTGAAATCCACTCTCCTGGTCCTGGGGGGCTTGGGAGGTGGCTTGCCCTTGGAACCTGGTGAAGGGGTCTGTCGTAGTTCTGTTGCACAGGATGCTGCAGAGGGGCTCCCCCAGCTGCCTGCTTCAGGGGCATCTTTCCtgttcccttggagctttgctcgtAGGTGCCTCGCAACAGCCTCTTTCCCTTCCAGATGTGTCTGTGACTGCTAAGAAAAGCTCCAGTTAAAACACCATGAAGGAAAATGAATCAAAGCCAAAACCATTTCCCTTTGGAGAATGCAGCATCATTTCAACATAGCCTGACACTGATCCTCCATGAAAAGCAATCTTTGCCCATAGCCGTCCTGGAACGTCTCTGAGAAAATAgctgtcaccccagtcttccaaaagggcaagaaggaggagccaggaaactacaggcctgtcagcctcccctccatcttcactgtgagggtgactgagcattggaacaggttgcccagagaggtagtggagtctccttcgctggagatattcaaaacccgtctggatgtgatcctgggaaatatgctctaggtgaccctgctggagcagggaggttggactagatgatctccagaggtcccttccaacctaaacgattctgtgattcagtgtgTGTCACTGGGTTTGGCCCTGAAAGTGAGGAGTGTGGCAGCTTGCTTGTGGTCTGCTTTGAAAGCACTGAGCAGGGCAGCCCCAAATGCCACTTCCTTCATTATTATAGAAGCAACCGCAGGTCCATGTGGGGATGTGTCCTTCTTTGTGGCTGTCACTGCCAAAAGGAGAAGTGGCCCTGGCTGCCTGGGGACTAGAGGCTGTCGTATCTGTGCGGGGGAGACAGCACAGAGCAGTCGGCACCCTTCAGAGAAATCACTGGAGGAAAACCTGGGATGGCACTGCTAAAACTCATCTGAGCAAAGTCTGTACAAGTCAAGTGAAGAGGCAGTAGGTCTGTCCTATTTTTCTGACCACTGCATTTCCTGTGCTGCTCACATTGTGCTGAGCATACACAGTGAACTAGGACACATCAGTGTCTCAGCCTCAGATGAAAGCTGCCCTTGAGTTTCCTGAGTGCCCTAAAAGCATCTCTTTCAGAAGCCTCCAGAGAAAGGCTGCCAGGAGGAGTATGGATGACTTTTGGGAGAGGAGCACTATGCTTAAGGTATGGCAGAGACCTCAGGTGTGATGTGGTTAGATTTTTTTGTAAGCTTCTCAGATGGACCAAATAGGAGGGGATAgatccttttcctcctccccagtcTCTCTCCCACTCCATTGTCCCAGGACCACCATGTCCTGTTGTATCAGGGCTAGTTGGTCTGCTAAGTCTGCTCTGCCACTGGTAGATCTTGAAGTTCTCCTCCTTCTGGGATTTCAGTTTGAGTTCATGGttgcataattttttctttcacaatGGAAAGGCTAACATGCAGAGAAGCTAGAGCAATATTTGTGGACATAAGTGCTCAAGTTTATACACCTAAACAAGTGCAAGCTCCCCTCACGACCCTGGAACTGCATGTGGCGGTCGCCCCAATTTCCCCCAGTAAAAGGATGCAAGCTGAGTATTCTCAAAAGAATCTGTGATAGAATAGAGAGAGAATTCACTACTTCCTGTCCACCAGTTAGTGGAGCTTTCACACAAATTAgtgaaaaaagcaactttttcaaTATTCCCAAACATGCATGTGGGATTTTTGGCTTATGAATACTTCAGATGTTTGCAAATATTAATGTCATAGCCATACCAGGAACAAAGGTTATTTATAAGGTTataacacagcaacagcagtgcTCTAATAAATTCCaactttttcaatatattttgcaTTGATAGGTGGTCTTCTGGATTCAGTGGCACAATGTAACCTTCTCTTGTTTCACAGATTTTGTATCCAACCTCTTGTGCAATTCAGTGTTACGTGGACATTCTTGTACTGAGTCCAGTAACTTGCCAGAGGCTTTGCAAGCTCTGATCAGGTGAGCTGTACATAAGGACTTTGCCTTTTCTATACATTTGCTAGCCTAAACTGGCTACATTTCAGAACAGAGCAAAGTGATAATTTTGTAGTTTCTGTCTGGCACTCAGCAGCTACTTCAGATTAGCTGGAGTTTCAAGAAGCACCAGTGGGGACAAAAGTTCTTATCTAAAGAGGGAAGCTACTCGCTGAGGAGTAGCTAGGATCTAGCACGTTGTCATGATAAAAACCAAAGAAACCCTCTAGCTTTCCAAGCGCTAGTGGAAGACACTGTTCTGCTCCCTATGTCTTGTCCCCAGACACAACGCAGCCCAAGTATAAGTGGCCCAGGTACAATTACTACTTACCATTTTCCATCAGCGGACACTTTCTACATGCTCATCTCTGTCCTAAGGACCACCAGAGGCATCCAAGCACAAGTACTTGTGGAAAATGAATCTCTCCCACCAGCAGCAGAATCCCCCTCCTCTGAAATGAGAGACTCTTTCATAATGGTTGGCAAGAAGCTGTGGGTAATGCCAGGAAGTAGCTGTAGTCTGATGATGTAAAACAgcaagaggaggagcagcagcagcttttttgTATTGCTATCTTTGATGCCAGACTCTGATGTTGCTGGGAATTTTAAGGTCCATCAAGCCCCATTGTTCATAAAATGGCCTGACAGGTAGCTGGGAAAGAGCCTTGGATTTGGGGAATGATTCTGAGATAAGGTGGTTGGGTTCCTGCAATGAACAAGAAGGCAGATTATGTCCTCATTTCACCATGGCCAGCATGGACAAGCTTCACATTAGGTCTCCAAAGCACCATGGGACCTGCAGAAAGTGTAAGAGATTCATGGTCTGCTCTTTGGTGGCTTCGTTCTACCATCCTCTACCAGTTGTTTCTGAGTAACATAGCAAAACCAATACAGCCCACGTAATGTCACTTTAGCTCCATGTGCTGCTACCTTAGCAGAGGCAGGTCATGACAAGGCCTCCAGATTTCAGACACTGAGACCCATCCAAAATATTTGAATCCTAGAAGAGCTGGGCTTTAATGGGAAAGCAAGGGAAGTGCTTTGCACAGCATGGTGCTGAATTAGGCCATCAATGTGTTGAAATGTCCTGTTTTTACTGTTTATTGCCTCAGAGACAGTAAAGGTCTGAGAGGCTGAGTCAATCCTGTCAATGTGGAGCAAAGCCTGGCTCTGAGGAGGGAAATTTCCTGCCCAGGCAGTGGGCTGTGGTCTCCAGAGGAGCTCTGGCTTGC
This sequence is a window from Struthio camelus isolate bStrCam1 chromosome 26, bStrCam1.hap1, whole genome shotgun sequence. Protein-coding genes within it:
- the PRAM1 gene encoding PML-RARA-regulated adapter molecule 1 isoform X2; this translates as MSQTHLEGKEAVARHLRAKLQGNRKDAPEAGSWGSPSAASCATELRQTPSPGSKGKPPPKPPRTRRVDFTRAPLSRNKGQNEGQSLPTPPFGENAAWVTRLKKEIAQEANFHPATAKPGGREALNKDIGATSDPPQRSPAQQKWPLMKDKGAPRVPAKGAAVPASLNASGSTHETKHPALPQRKPLPHIRALGARPAKPRRPPVVDLEKFSAAAHPGVRDRPAAEPLRNAQPGYRYLKPDYTASGAARFPPQNAPRLIGEEDEIYDDVEPVGLLGGGQGFPLAPASQPPAYSCSGGGGNAGLASNRVALMPAEQREAQTFQRTKVMTLKECKKEEKADREFQKKFKFEGSIRVLTQMMVDPAATEKRGGGKNLPLRRGEILDVIQFTNQEQILCRNSQRRYGYVPRAVMLHLDTDLYDDVEIYG
- the PRAM1 gene encoding PML-RARA-regulated adapter molecule 1 isoform X1, whose amino-acid sequence is MQSQTHLEGKEAVARHLRAKLQGNRKDAPEAGSWGSPSAASCATELRQTPSPGSKGKPPPKPPRTRRVDFTRAPLSRNKGQNEGQSLPTPPFGENAAWVTRLKKEIAQEANFHPATAKPGGREALNKDIGATSDPPQRSPAQQKWPLMKDKGAPRVPAKGAAVPASLNASGSTHETKHPALPQRKPLPHIRALGARPAKPRRPPVVDLEKFSAAAHPGVRDRPAAEPLRNAQPGYRYLKPDYTASGAARFPPQNAPRLIGEEDEIYDDVEPVGLLGGGQGFPLAPASQPPAYSCSGGGGNAGLASNRVALMPAEQREAQTFQRTKVMTLKECKKEEKADREFQKKFKFEGSIRVLTQMMVDPAATEKRGGGKNLPLRRGEILDVIQFTNQEQILCRNSQRRYGYVPRAVMLHLDTDLYDDVEIYG
- the PRAM1 gene encoding PML-RARA-regulated adapter molecule 1 isoform X3, with protein sequence MTSLIRAPGRQQTSLDKRSGRQRGASVPCSRQSPTTVTHRFFRGFLHGTGSARPVASLGAMPSSSSAWRALNLFFKGYRYLKPDYTASGAARFPPQNAPRLIGEEDEIYDDVEPVGLLGGGQGFPLAPASQPPAYSCSGGGGNAGLASNRVALMPAEQREAQTFQRTKVMTLKECKKEEKADREFQKKFKFEGSIRVLTQMMVDPAATEKRGGGKNLPLRRGEILDVIQFTNQEQILCRNSQRRYGYVPRAVMLHLDTDLYDDVEIYG